The genomic segment TCATGGAACCATCCTGGGCCACCGGCCCAGACACATCGACACTCAACGCAGGACTTCCGGATCTCGCCCCGTCAAGGGAAAGGGTTGTTCTGAGCCGCTGGCCTCAACTCACCCTGACAGACGGGGATCCGTCCACGCAGTCCCGGCCTCAGGTTCAGATCGCGCCAGAGTCACCAGCCCCCATCCTCTCTCAGGAAGAGTGAAGTCATCCCGCACTACAGCCAAGGCCTCACCCGGCCGAGTCGCGGCGTAGTACATCAGGCCGAAGAAGGCTGCGAGCTTCGGGCCACGATCCCGGCCAACGTAGGACACTCCCACGAGACATTCGGCAAATTGCACCGGAGATAGCACCACTCGCCGGTCCACCTCGTCCGCGACCTTGGCAACCTTCCATTGCACCGTTCCCACTGGGTTCACCGAGAGATGCCCCATCTCGACCGCGTGGCCGAAGAAGTTGTGTAGAACAGCACGCTTCCGGCGCATGGTTGCGGCGGCAGCCGGGCTCCCATCGATCTTGGACGCACAGGCGTCCAGTGCAGCCCGGACCAGTGCCGGCCGATTGGCTACGTCGTCGAGTGCGTCAATCGGCAAGGCGTTTTGAGCCATCCAATCCAGAGCATCGGCGATGTCTCCGGGTTGCTCCTGGTCGCGCTTGGGCGGATTGAAAGCGGCATTGATCAGCGCCTTCCGGAGCGTGTCCGCCGCAGGAGGGTTTGCCGCTTTCGGCTTAACCAGCACCGGTAGCACGGTGGCCAGGGCTTGAGCCGTGCCACGCCGTGTCTTGGCAGCAGCGGTCGGCCACTTGAGTGTGGTGTACCTGAGCGCCAGGTCATAGACGGTGATCGTCTCTTGCGTCTCCATCATCGAAACAGGCAGACCCGTTTCGACATCGAAACCCTCCCCCTTGCGGGTCGCTTGGATCAGGTCGGATCGGAAACTCTCGGCCAGGCAGCGAGTCTTGAACGAACGACGCTTGAACCTGCCTGCCAACCGCCACCGCACCGAGTAGGGCTTGGGACGATCCTTGCGGATATCCAGGGGGTAGATGTCCACGCTGTAGGTGATCACGCAGCCTCCTCAAGGTTTTCGAGCCATGCGGCCAGGACGGAGCGGCGGATGCGCAACTCGCGGTTGGGCAGTCGGACGCACTGCGGGCCGGTGCCCAGTTCGCGCCAGCGTTGCCATGTGCGGCGCGGGATTTGGAGGTCGGCCAGGACTTCGGCGACGGTCAGGAGATCAGTCGGCTTCTGCGGGGTCATCGGCTCTCCGATCGATTCGAGGTCAGGCGCAGTTCGGGTGCGTGTGGGTGCCGTCGTCGAAGGTGAGCGGCAATCGGCATCGGATGCAGGTGGGTGCCGAGTGGGGAGAGGTAGCCGTACCAGCCGTACCAGCCTCGTTTTGCCTGGTCAGCCCAGGTACGGCTTGGTGAGGCGGTACGGCTTGAGCCGTACCGGGGGCGTGGGCCTGGTCGTGGCCAGCCGATCCGTGGCGATGTCCGGAGGAGGCTTCAAGCCGTACCACCGAGTGAAGCCGTACCGCCTCTGACGTGGGGTTATGCGGCTGGTACGTCTGGTACGGCTCTTCCGGGTGCCCCCGATCGGACTCCGCCTGCTCGCGGTTCGGCGGGCAGTAGCGGTTCCAGGCGTCGGCGAAGTCATCGCGGCGGTACCCCTTGGCCTGGCCTTCGGTGAACCGGTAGGTGCCGGGGCGAATGTCGTACTCGGCCAGGAGCTTGCCGAGCTTCATGGGTGTCATCCATTCCCCACGGGGGCCGAGCGTGGCCCAGGGCGCCTCGGGGTCGGCGCAAAGACGTTGGATCAGGACTCCGCTCGGCAGAGCGGGAACGTTCTCGAAAACGGCCTGGCAGTCGCGCAGGAGCCGCACCGAGAGAGGTTCCTCGCTCACCGCGTCCCGTTCGCCGGTGAGGACAACACAGGCGTTGCGGCCCCGCTCGGGCCAGTGCCCACCGGCCAGGTCGGCGATGGCGACAAGAGGCTCCCAGGTGTCGGCGGCCCGGTCCTCGACGGGCATGTCGGGCTCGGCGGCAGCCAGTTCGGCAGCGTGGGCGCGCACCCACGTGTGCAGCTCGGCGGCCAGGCGCCGTAGGGCGGGCCCGTCGCGACGTTCGCGGTAGGGGGCGACGGTTTCACCGGGGGCGCGCCGGCGCATTCGGATCACGGCGGCCCGGTCCTCGATGGTGTCGGGCATGTGGCCGATGCCGGCCAGAGCGGCCATGGCGAAGGTGGGGATCTTCTCTACGCGGGCTTTGGCAGCGTCGTAGCGGATCGTAGGCCGATTGCGCTGATGCCCGGCGTTCAGTAGCCCGCGCAGGTCCTCGTTCGCTCCCTGAGCCGCCGGACCGAAGATCGTGTCGGCCTCGTCGAGCAGGATCGTCGGCGGCTCGTCGGAGCCGATCGAGCGGTAAATGGCCGGGGGCGAGGCATTCACGGTGATCAGTGGTTCCCAGCAGGTGGCCTCGACGATGTCCAGGAGCCGGGACTTGCCGCAGCGCTTCTCGGGTGCCCGGATGACCAGGCGGGCGGCGTGGGCCCAGGAGGGTTGGGCGTGGGTGGCGGCTATCCACAGGACTACGGCGTCGGTGGCGTGGTCGGAGGGAAGCACGACGTAGCGAGTGAGGATCGCCCGCAGGCGGTCGAGCAAGGCGGCACCGTCAATGGTCTGGGCGTTGATGTCTGCGGTCGTCAAACCGGACTCCAAAGGGTTGGATGGGACGAATGGACGTTCAACGGAGGTTGCGGATGTCGAAGTGGCTGCGAATCCGTGTGGCACTCTGCTTGGTCCAAATCCTTTTCGGCTTGGGGCAGCTGATCACTGCTGTGGCGTGGGGCGGGGAGGCGTGGGGTTGGCGTGCTGGCATGGGGGCGTCGATACTGATGACCGGCGGCGTTCTCACGTACGGGATCTATGAGGAGGGGCGCAAGAAGGCCAGGGCCGAATCAAACGGGGATCAGAGATGAAACCTTGGATCTGGCAGGCGCTTTTGGCAGTGCTCTGGATCGCCATGAACACCGCGCTCCTGCTGAATGAACTGATTGCCAACGGGTGGACCCGGCAAGCTGTCATTCGTGCGGTTGTTACCGCGCTCGGCCTCATCTACTGCTATATCGCTTACACCACACGAAAGAAGAGCCAGAGCGACGCGGAGTAGCGACAGAGCAGTTCAAGCGGCCTCCGCACGGCTCGGCGGCGTGCCTGCCTCTCGGATCGCGCGAAGTGGCCGATAGGGCATCCCCCAGGACTTGGCCGCCTTTTCGCGGAGTTGTTCGCCGGTCAGACCCGGATCGTGGTCGAGTTGGTCCGCGCGTTGGCGTAGCCACTTCTCGCGGGCGGTGTGGCCGAGTGGTCCGGGGCGGTTGGCGATGGCGTCGCAGGT from the Kineosporia sp. NBRC 101731 genome contains:
- a CDS encoding DUF3631 domain-containing protein yields the protein MTTADINAQTIDGAALLDRLRAILTRYVVLPSDHATDAVVLWIAATHAQPSWAHAARLVIRAPEKRCGKSRLLDIVEATCWEPLITVNASPPAIYRSIGSDEPPTILLDEADTIFGPAAQGANEDLRGLLNAGHQRNRPTIRYDAAKARVEKIPTFAMAALAGIGHMPDTIEDRAAVIRMRRRAPGETVAPYRERRDGPALRRLAAELHTWVRAHAAELAAAEPDMPVEDRAADTWEPLVAIADLAGGHWPERGRNACVVLTGERDAVSEEPLSVRLLRDCQAVFENVPALPSGVLIQRLCADPEAPWATLGPRGEWMTPMKLGKLLAEYDIRPGTYRFTEGQAKGYRRDDFADAWNRYCPPNREQAESDRGHPEEPYQTYQPHNPTSEAVRLHSVVRLEASSGHRHGSAGHDQAHAPGTAQAVPPHQAVPGLTRQNEAGTAGTATSPHSAPTCIRCRLPLTFDDGTHTHPNCA
- a CDS encoding helix-turn-helix domain-containing protein, which encodes MTPQKPTDLLTVAEVLADLQIPRRTWQRWRELGTGPQCVRLPNRELRIRRSVLAAWLENLEEAA